The following are encoded together in the Syngnathus scovelli strain Florida chromosome 12, RoL_Ssco_1.2, whole genome shotgun sequence genome:
- the opn6a gene encoding opsin 6, group member a codes for MEITLKAFPMKVVNIPWRNNNLSNLHSEPPLSEHGETIIGVYLLVLGWLSWFGNSLVMFVLYRQRASLQPTDFLTLNLAISDASISVFGYSRGILEIFNIFKDDGFLISWIWTCQVDGFFTLLFGLASINTLTVISVTRYIKGCHPNKGYCISMNTIAISLICIWTGAAFWSIAPLLGWGSYTDRGYGTCEVDWSKANYSTIHKSYIISILIFCFFIPVMIMLSSYISIINTVKTTNAMSAEGYLTARQRKVERDVTRISIVICTAFIMAWSPYAVVSMWSAWGFHVPNTTSIMTRLFAKSASFYNPLIYFGMSSKFRKDVCTLLPCVGENRDVIRLQRFKNIKLKAQAAPPPAPLPAQVLEAKYTVKDMMRCNPDSDSGVNSPPRTPPFEKQEIFHINLPSHIETSEYCCDRL; via the exons ATGGAAATAACGCTGAAGGCTTTTCCTATGAAGGTTGTCAATATTCCTTGGAGGAATAACAACCTGAGTAATCTGCATTCGGAGCCTCCGCTGTCTGAACATGGAGAGACCATCATTGGAGTCTACCTGCTGGTCTTAG GCTGGCTGTCCTGGTTTGGAAACAGCCTCGTGATGTTTGTCTTGTACCGACAAAGGGCTTCTCTACAACCGACAGATTTCCTCACTTTAAATCTCGCCATCTCGGATGCCAGCATCTCAGTATTTGGTTACTCCAGAGGGATTTTGGAAATATTCAATATCTTCAAGGATGATGGGTTTCTAATCTCCTGGATTTGGACCTGTCAG GTGGATGGTTTCTTCACGTTGCTGTTTGGGCTGGCGAGTATCAACACTTTGACCGTTATCAGTGTCACCAGATACATCAAGGGATGCCACCCCAACAAAG GTTACTGCATCAGCATGAACACCATTGCAATATCACTCATCTGCATCTGGACCGGAGCAGCATTTTGGTCTATTGCACCATTGCTGGGCTGGGGCAGTTACACAG ATCGAGGATATGGAACTTGTGAGGTGGACTGGTCCAAAGCCAATTACTCCACTATCCACAAGTCTTACATCATCTCCATTCTCATCTTCTGCTTCTTCATTCCTGTGATGATCATGCTCTCCTCCTACATTTCCATCATCAACACTGTCAAAACCACTAACGCCATGTCAGCTGAAGGCTACCTCACCGCCCGCCAAAGGAAGGTGGAGAGAGACGTGACAAGG ATTTCCATTGTAATTTGCACAGCTTTCATCATGGCCTGGTCACCGTACGCAGTCGTCTCCATGTGGTCTGCCTGGGGGTTCCATGTGCCAAACACAACCAGCATCATGACCCGCCTCTTTGCCAAGTCGGCCAGTTTCTACAACCCGCTCATCTATTTCGGCATGAGCTCCAAATTTCGCAAGGACGTGTGCACCCTCCTACCGTGCGTCGGGGAAAACAGGGATGTGATCCGTCTGCAACGCTTTAAAAACATCAAGCTTAAGGCTCAAGCCGCCCCTCCACCCGCACCACTTCCTGCCCAGGTACTGGAGGCCAAATACACAGTGAAAGACATGATGCGATGCAATCCTGACAGTGACTCGGGAGTCAACAGTCCTCCTCGGACTCCTCCATTTGAGAAGCAAGAGATCTTCCATATTAATTTGCCCTCGCATATCGAAACATCAGAGTATTGCTGTGACAGACTCTAA